The following proteins are co-located in the Methanobacterium formicicum DSM 3637 genome:
- a CDS encoding DUF2284 domain-containing protein — MQVEQILGGKMPKNDNYVVLEKFALDLGVTSTKIIPAEKVVVEDRVRLKCMVCPYYGKNLKCPPYTPSIEEFKRMLNDYSTAMIVKLKPPEISGKIEKYEQIKGEKSRLWNQDLNNLSPTIWADISNIYKTMLTDLLEIERAAFNQGYSFAIAFFGGKCLLCENCDLDNGCQNALMARFSAEAMGINVLKTAENVGIELKFPSEGNRTPITPIGLLLID, encoded by the coding sequence TTGCAGGTAGAACAAATTTTAGGTGGAAAAATGCCAAAAAATGATAATTACGTGGTTTTAGAAAAATTTGCTCTGGATTTAGGGGTTACCTCTACAAAGATCATCCCTGCTGAAAAAGTAGTAGTCGAAGATAGAGTACGCCTCAAGTGCATGGTCTGTCCTTACTATGGGAAGAACCTGAAATGTCCCCCCTATACTCCAAGCATAGAGGAATTCAAGAGGATGCTGAATGATTACAGTACTGCCATGATTGTTAAGCTCAAACCTCCGGAAATATCCGGAAAAATAGAAAAATATGAGCAAATAAAAGGAGAAAAATCTCGGCTGTGGAATCAGGACTTAAACAATTTATCACCCACAATATGGGCAGATATATCCAATATTTACAAAACCATGTTAACTGATTTACTGGAAATCGAAAGAGCAGCCTTCAATCAGGGATATTCCTTTGCTATAGCATTTTTTGGTGGAAAATGCCTGTTATGTGAAAATTGTGACCTGGATAATGGTTGCCAGAACGCGTTGATGGCACGTTTTTCAGCTGAAGCCATGGGCATCAATGTGTTGAAAACAGCAGAAAATGTAGGAATAGAACTTAAGTTTCCAAGTGAGGGCAATCGAACCCCAATAACTCCAATTGGCTTATTACTAATAGATTAA
- a CDS encoding MoxR family ATPase yields the protein MSEIVLNTDYVEKVLEENSYVPDDTIVNVVFLALSLKKPILIEGPPGTGKTELSKAVSRAFMRDFFRVQCYEGITFEQIIGEWNYQKQLLHLEMSKIKDNQQDNVENDVFQGDFFIKRPLLSAFMNDKSSVILIDEIDKADEEVESFLLQALGEKQITVNDLGTFDLKNDLLVILTSNSQRQLLDETKDRCLYLYIDYPSFKREVEIVKTHLPDASPHLVEDVVHAMQKIRRMNLTKIPSIRATVDWIKGVIMFDGNKLNEDSLKKTINVVIKNEEDREKVLESFYK from the coding sequence ATGAGTGAAATTGTTTTGAATACAGATTACGTGGAAAAAGTATTGGAAGAGAATAGTTACGTTCCAGACGATACCATCGTTAACGTGGTGTTTCTGGCATTATCACTTAAAAAACCCATTCTAATTGAAGGTCCTCCCGGAACTGGTAAAACTGAGCTTTCCAAGGCCGTGTCAAGGGCATTTATGAGGGATTTTTTTAGGGTGCAGTGTTACGAAGGTATAACTTTTGAACAGATCATAGGAGAATGGAACTACCAAAAACAGTTACTGCATCTTGAAATGTCAAAAATAAAGGATAATCAGCAGGATAATGTGGAGAATGATGTTTTTCAGGGAGATTTTTTCATTAAAAGACCACTTCTTTCTGCATTCATGAACGATAAATCCTCGGTTATCCTGATTGACGAGATTGATAAGGCAGATGAAGAGGTGGAGAGTTTTCTTCTGCAAGCACTGGGGGAAAAACAGATCACAGTGAATGATCTGGGGACATTTGATCTTAAAAATGATCTTCTGGTGATTTTGACTTCGAACTCCCAGCGGCAGCTACTGGATGAGACCAAAGATCGTTGCCTCTATCTCTATATTGATTATCCCTCCTTCAAAAGAGAGGTGGAGATCGTGAAGACTCATTTACCGGATGCTTCCCCCCATTTAGTGGAAGATGTGGTTCATGCTATGCAGAAGATCCGGAGGATGAACCTCACAAAAATACCCTCCATCCGGGCCACTGTAGACTGGATTAAAGGCGTGATTATGTTTGATGGAAATAAATTAAACGAAGATTCCCTTAAAAAAACCATCAACGTGGTCATAAAAAACGAAGAAGACCGGGAAAAAGTTTTGGAATCATTCTATAAGTGA
- a CDS encoding TetR/AcrR family transcriptional regulator has translation MSTSDRNVRKKEKRRNEIINAAETLFFSKGYENVSLDEIARKVDLGRSTLYLYFENKEELFFAIVLRGTIILYSLIEEETQKVKIGVEKLAAFRKAYYTFAKTYPDYLKSYNYFLSGRFDLSNININNKHKIGQIEHSKYYLEYKKLIEDTNSLANFPIPKFTTGEYLKEILNLRSDMLNILCDAIKHGINEGNIRSDVNPVEATALLTLIANSLDNMPPDLSNLLESQNISHDQFLMDVGDFIGYMVSSKVSKKLE, from the coding sequence ATGTCTACCTCAGACCGCAATGTGCGTAAAAAAGAAAAACGGCGAAACGAAATAATCAACGCCGCCGAGACTCTTTTCTTCTCCAAAGGTTATGAAAACGTTTCTTTGGATGAGATTGCCCGAAAGGTTGATTTAGGTAGATCCACCCTTTATCTATACTTTGAGAATAAAGAAGAACTATTTTTTGCAATTGTACTTCGAGGAACTATTATTTTATATTCATTGATTGAAGAAGAAACTCAGAAAGTAAAAATAGGTGTTGAAAAACTTGCTGCCTTCAGAAAAGCCTATTACACATTTGCAAAAACATATCCTGACTATTTGAAGAGTTATAATTATTTTCTCTCTGGAAGATTTGATCTTTCCAACATAAATATAAATAATAAACATAAAATTGGACAGATTGAGCACAGTAAATACTATTTAGAGTATAAAAAACTCATTGAGGATACTAATAGCTTAGCTAATTTTCCAATACCTAAATTCACCACAGGAGAGTACCTTAAGGAAATCCTAAATTTACGCAGCGACATGTTAAATATACTCTGTGACGCCATTAAACATGGAATAAATGAAGGAAACATCCGTTCTGATGTTAATCCTGTTGAGGCAACTGCACTCTTGACACTAATAGCCAATAGTTTGGATAATATGCCACCGGACTTGAGTAATTTGCTTGAAAGCCAGAATATCAGTCATGATCAATTTTTAATGGATGTTGGGGACTTTATAGGTTATATGGTTAGCAGTAAAGTTAGTAAAAAGCTAGAATAA
- a CDS encoding 3H domain-containing protein, translating to MQTPSPSIPIVPSIPFSVIKYPIIAVVGLLIYGIIGSTVIMQLDPINAVYFTVITTATVGYGDISPHSPLQKFFVITLVLGGASLIAYAFTLIIMVVSMTVEDITSGARHRRMLKSVKNHFVLCGYGRVGSAVHNELLKRKQDVVIIEKDQKIVEQELWEEPDVLAIPGDATDENIMKDAGIERARGVIITTGEDVDNLFITLTAREIHPEIWIVTRASKKVNIKRLYRSGANKVISPESSGAEDIYFAAIQPTIMKITMMHDVRQIRKEAEIILKHGCTLENIEYHLPEFKEPLARKIGVSEMDQLDHFLDSLDKSPERKKSLERIYESVSGIHSHWISGPDKETLEKVAEDLKKEGLLLGVDLDEEEIKEVARKYGRLVEVVIKPEIKITESHDVRDIREEAEIILKHGCTLEDIEYYLPGFHEPLKRKVELKDTQEMDRFLKRLEEDSARMEAMERLYILSGGGIHSHRITGPDTKSLSNVERELKRKGFLLGVNLSQEEIFQKIKEYGRVSELLLRHEPGVTTDKKIIISNGGRILDSKHYLPGLEQVVTRKLYLKDNDDLKRCEEEYKKPDARRSLDALSHISRNIHSHTVSAADVKTIKKIIKMLDKSGLLLGADLPEKEIWEIVESAEPAGFCIE from the coding sequence TTGCAGACCCCTAGCCCTTCAATTCCCATAGTTCCTTCAATTCCTTTTTCAGTAATTAAATATCCAATAATTGCTGTGGTGGGATTGTTAATCTATGGAATAATCGGATCAACTGTTATAATGCAACTTGACCCCATAAATGCCGTTTATTTCACGGTTATCACCACTGCCACTGTAGGTTATGGTGATATAAGCCCACATTCACCCTTACAAAAATTTTTCGTAATCACCCTGGTACTGGGAGGAGCCAGTTTAATTGCTTATGCCTTTACTTTAATAATTATGGTGGTTTCCATGACTGTAGAAGATATTACATCAGGAGCAAGACACAGGCGGATGTTAAAATCCGTTAAAAATCATTTCGTCCTTTGCGGCTACGGGAGAGTAGGTAGCGCAGTTCATAACGAACTGTTAAAAAGAAAACAAGACGTTGTTATCATTGAAAAGGATCAAAAAATCGTTGAACAGGAGCTCTGGGAGGAACCGGATGTTCTTGCTATTCCAGGTGATGCAACCGACGAAAATATAATGAAAGATGCTGGTATTGAAAGGGCCAGGGGAGTTATAATAACCACCGGTGAAGATGTGGATAACCTTTTCATAACCCTCACTGCCCGAGAAATACACCCTGAAATATGGATCGTCACTCGAGCCAGCAAAAAAGTAAATATCAAACGATTATATCGTTCAGGGGCTAATAAAGTCATTTCACCCGAAAGTAGTGGTGCTGAAGACATATACTTCGCAGCTATCCAACCAACCATCATGAAGATCACCATGATGCATGATGTGAGACAAATCAGGAAAGAAGCTGAAATAATCTTAAAACACGGCTGCACCCTTGAAAACATCGAGTATCACCTACCAGAATTCAAAGAACCCCTGGCCAGGAAAATTGGGGTAAGTGAGATGGACCAGCTAGACCATTTTCTGGATAGTCTGGATAAATCCCCTGAAAGAAAAAAATCCTTAGAGCGGATTTATGAATCAGTAAGTGGCATACACTCCCACTGGATATCAGGACCGGATAAAGAAACCCTGGAAAAAGTGGCAGAAGATCTTAAGAAGGAAGGTTTGCTTTTGGGTGTGGACCTTGATGAAGAAGAAATTAAGGAAGTGGCTCGTAAGTACGGGAGATTGGTGGAAGTGGTTATCAAACCAGAAATAAAGATCACCGAAAGCCACGATGTCCGGGATATTAGGGAAGAAGCAGAGATCATCTTAAAACACGGCTGCACCCTTGAAGATATAGAATACTATTTACCCGGATTTCACGAACCCTTAAAAAGGAAAGTTGAGTTAAAAGACACTCAGGAGATGGATAGATTCCTTAAACGATTAGAGGAAGATTCTGCCAGGATGGAAGCCATGGAACGGCTTTACATTCTTTCAGGCGGGGGAATACACTCCCACCGCATAACTGGCCCTGACACTAAAAGCCTTAGTAATGTGGAAAGAGAGCTTAAGAGGAAAGGGTTCCTTTTAGGAGTTAATCTAAGTCAGGAAGAGATTTTCCAAAAGATCAAAGAATATGGAAGGGTGAGTGAACTTTTACTCAGACACGAGCCCGGTGTTACCACTGACAAGAAGATTATAATCAGTAATGGGGGAAGAATACTGGATTCAAAACACTACCTTCCAGGTTTAGAACAGGTTGTCACGAGGAAACTCTACCTAAAAGATAATGATGACCTTAAAAGATGTGAAGAGGAGTATAAGAAACCAGATGCCAGAAGATCATTAGATGCTCTGTCTCATATCTCTCGAAATATACACTCCCACACTGTCTCTGCCGCGGATGTTAAAACCATTAAAAAGATTATAAAAATGCTGGATAAATCAGGTTTACTTTTAGGGGCGGATCTGCCTGAAAAAGAAATTTGGGAGATAGTAGAAAGTGCAGAACCGGCTGGTTTCTGTATAGAATAA
- a CDS encoding condensation domain-containing protein — MSVVKDDSNTAHNGAEHNVCNDDVSRHIRKVNNLERVYFWTPYSNVSLITRINGDISPEKLRLAINTACKMHPLLGAKIVFDEDNNAWFSSDNVPQPPFKIIQRVSNIQWFDKFQHEITIPFDLEKGPMIRFMLIHSEKVSELVIICNHCICDGMSLTYLVRDVLNYCVNPEKEIEMIPPQNMIDFFPKKGFSISSIMMRLFISQANRKWKKKPYTFEYEDSVALQNTYWDKNRFNTVLLELDPNQTRGLSNRCRENGVTVGSAVTTAFIAAREEINGPFKKNQKQIWIPFDLRRHAKEEIGDVFCLCVGAPSFSYTYNSKKPFWENVSILHEEIHKRVEKLDSEALEVLNFHPTLTDALSSFAPFAKVVPEAYTQTENLKQFLNDEKNIAFSFAKKAEHMVPGTIASNLGRLNIPEIYGDLKIDQMIFLPVMSNSVPLTMGGVSIGDKLVFSLIYPEPKNSAGSVTLEMIQIRNKALECLGFPDKISKIAF; from the coding sequence ATGTCCGTGGTAAAAGATGATAGTAATACTGCCCATAACGGAGCAGAACACAATGTTTGCAATGATGATGTCTCTCGACATATCCGTAAAGTTAATAATCTTGAACGAGTTTATTTCTGGACTCCTTACAGTAATGTGTCACTGATTACAAGGATTAATGGTGATATTTCCCCAGAAAAACTGCGTTTGGCAATAAACACTGCTTGTAAAATGCACCCACTTCTTGGTGCCAAGATAGTGTTTGATGAGGATAACAATGCATGGTTTTCATCGGACAATGTTCCCCAACCTCCTTTTAAAATAATTCAACGAGTTTCAAACATACAATGGTTTGACAAATTCCAGCATGAAATCACCATACCTTTTGATTTGGAGAAAGGCCCAATGATAAGGTTTATGTTAATACATTCAGAGAAAGTTTCTGAATTAGTTATAATATGTAACCACTGCATTTGTGATGGTATGTCACTGACCTATTTGGTTCGGGATGTGCTCAATTACTGCGTGAATCCTGAAAAAGAGATTGAAATGATTCCCCCACAGAATATGATTGATTTTTTTCCAAAAAAAGGTTTTTCGATTTCCTCCATTATGATGCGTCTTTTCATATCTCAAGCTAATAGAAAATGGAAAAAAAAACCTTATACTTTTGAATATGAAGATTCTGTTGCCCTACAGAATACATACTGGGATAAAAATAGATTTAACACGGTTCTTCTGGAACTTGACCCCAACCAGACCAGAGGTCTTTCAAACAGATGCCGAGAAAATGGGGTAACAGTTGGATCTGCTGTCACCACCGCATTCATTGCAGCACGTGAAGAAATTAATGGGCCGTTTAAAAAGAATCAGAAACAAATCTGGATCCCATTTGACCTACGCAGACATGCCAAGGAAGAAATAGGGGATGTATTTTGCCTCTGTGTAGGAGCACCAAGTTTTTCCTATACATATAACTCCAAAAAACCATTCTGGGAGAATGTTTCCATATTACATGAAGAAATCCATAAAAGGGTGGAAAAATTGGATTCTGAGGCCCTTGAAGTTCTGAACTTTCACCCCACACTCACCGATGCATTATCATCTTTTGCACCATTTGCAAAGGTTGTTCCAGAGGCCTATACTCAGACCGAGAATTTAAAACAGTTTTTAAACGATGAAAAGAACATTGCTTTTTCATTTGCAAAAAAAGCAGAGCACATGGTACCCGGCACGATTGCATCAAATCTAGGCAGGCTGAACATACCCGAGATTTACGGGGACCTTAAAATTGATCAAATGATTTTTCTCCCGGTAATGAGCAATTCTGTTCCATTAACCATGGGAGGAGTCAGTATAGGTGATAAATTGGTATTTTCACTTATTTATCCTGAGCCAAAAAACAGTGCTGGTTCGGTGACCCTGGAGATGATCCAGATACGCAACAAAGCACTGGAATGCCTTGGATTCCCAGATAAAATCAGCAAAATTGCTTTTTGA
- a CDS encoding VWA domain-containing protein — protein sequence MKKDLIRFSGILRENGIPASLRCTMSAYEAIPLIEEGNGDLKEAFASIYLKDHLKRKKFDEIYESFFEGKGDVPQGNIHKTQIDSKNRTQSQYRATTNPDESFHSKTKYIPFAHSMEHIKDSLDDDIKLDYIENTMGGSSDENSKSNADNNSLKRNLTELNSLDPKLIDLCQKLGRKIATKRSRRLKQSKKQKPDIRRTIRKNMKHGGTLLEMVKSKPPIKKHNHYFLNDVSISCDWISLWFFCMVYAAQHSFSNLRAFEFDNKTTEISAALQEDEVINAFLKVLEIRKQNQMIQGKSNMFTAFEGFLSQSNLNNRSYVIILSDCRDWAGPKHDNPSMKTGLLTKYGRKPLSADLIKEMSRNSKKVIILNPEPKAKWNVADSCVSYYEDAGADCFEVRDLEQLESIVSQI from the coding sequence ATGAAAAAAGATCTCATTAGATTCTCAGGAATTCTAAGGGAAAATGGAATTCCTGCCAGTCTTAGATGTACCATGAGTGCTTATGAAGCCATTCCACTAATTGAAGAAGGTAATGGAGATTTAAAAGAAGCATTTGCATCAATTTATCTTAAAGACCATCTTAAAAGGAAAAAATTTGACGAAATTTACGAATCATTTTTTGAAGGGAAAGGAGATGTTCCCCAAGGCAATATCCATAAAACTCAGATTGATTCTAAAAATAGAACACAATCCCAATACCGTGCAACCACTAACCCGGATGAATCTTTCCACTCTAAAACCAAGTACATCCCATTTGCACACAGCATGGAACACATTAAAGATAGTCTTGATGATGATATAAAATTGGACTACATCGAAAATACCATGGGAGGAAGCAGTGATGAGAATTCTAAAAGTAATGCAGATAATAATTCACTTAAACGCAACCTTACGGAGTTAAATTCACTAGACCCAAAATTAATAGATTTATGCCAGAAATTAGGGAGAAAAATAGCCACCAAAAGATCAAGACGACTCAAACAATCAAAAAAACAAAAACCGGATATCAGACGGACCATCCGGAAAAATATGAAACATGGCGGGACCCTTCTGGAGATGGTGAAAAGCAAACCCCCTATAAAAAAGCACAACCATTACTTCTTAAACGATGTCAGCATTTCCTGTGACTGGATCAGTCTCTGGTTCTTCTGTATGGTATACGCAGCCCAACATTCTTTTAGCAATCTAAGGGCTTTTGAATTTGACAATAAAACCACAGAAATATCAGCTGCCCTCCAGGAAGACGAAGTGATCAATGCTTTTCTTAAAGTCCTGGAGATCAGGAAGCAAAATCAGATGATCCAAGGCAAATCCAATATGTTCACTGCCTTTGAAGGATTTCTCAGCCAGTCCAATTTAAACAACAGATCTTATGTTATAATTTTAAGTGACTGCAGGGACTGGGCTGGACCAAAACATGACAATCCATCCATGAAAACTGGACTTTTAACAAAATACGGACGTAAACCATTGAGTGCGGATCTGATTAAAGAAATGTCAAGAAATTCCAAAAAAGTTATAATCCTAAATCCTGAACCGAAAGCAAAATGGAATGTGGCAGATAGCTGTGTTTCATATTATGAAGATGCTGGTGCAGATTGCTTTGAGGTGAGGGATTTAGAACAACTGGAAAGCATTGTAAGCCAAATTTAA
- the fhcD gene encoding formylmethanofuran--tetrahydromethanopterin N-formyltransferase, whose translation MEINGVEIQDTFAEAFGIQVSRLLVTAATKKLAKIAATEATGYGTSVIGCPAEAGIDCYVPPEETPDGRPGYIIMICNMSKKKLDHELLERVGMCILTAATTAVFDAMEDPDEKMTTGKKLKFYGDGYEKVTEIDGRTIHSIPLMAGDFLVEEELGIKSGVAGGNLFIMADTPASGLLAAEAVVNAIESIPGTITPFPGGIVASGSKVGSNKYKFLGASTNEKMCVTLKDDVEGCQIPTNVDGVYEIVIDGVDEEAVKAAMKAGIEAAVQVPGVLKMSAGNFGGDLGAFKISLQDLF comes from the coding sequence ATGGAAATAAACGGAGTAGAAATACAAGACACTTTTGCAGAAGCATTCGGTATACAGGTATCCCGACTGCTGGTAACCGCAGCAACCAAAAAACTGGCGAAGATCGCAGCTACTGAAGCCACTGGATACGGAACATCAGTAATTGGTTGCCCAGCAGAGGCAGGAATTGACTGTTACGTCCCACCAGAAGAAACCCCTGATGGCAGGCCGGGTTACATCATCATGATCTGTAACATGAGCAAGAAGAAACTGGACCACGAATTACTGGAACGTGTGGGAATGTGCATCCTCACCGCAGCAACCACCGCAGTTTTCGATGCCATGGAAGACCCTGATGAAAAAATGACCACCGGTAAAAAACTCAAATTCTACGGTGACGGTTATGAGAAAGTTACTGAAATTGATGGAAGAACCATACACTCCATCCCACTCATGGCTGGCGACTTCCTGGTAGAAGAAGAACTGGGAATCAAATCCGGTGTTGCTGGAGGAAACTTATTTATAATGGCTGATACTCCGGCATCAGGATTACTGGCTGCAGAAGCAGTTGTAAATGCCATAGAATCAATTCCTGGAACCATCACACCATTCCCTGGAGGAATAGTTGCATCAGGTTCCAAAGTAGGCTCCAACAAGTACAAATTCCTGGGTGCATCCACCAACGAGAAAATGTGTGTAACCCTCAAGGATGATGTGGAAGGATGCCAGATCCCCACCAACGTAGACGGAGTTTACGAAATCGTTATTGATGGTGTGGATGAAGAAGCAGTCAAAGCAGCCATGAAAGCAGGTATAGAAGCAGCAGTACAGGTTCCTGGTGTTCTGAAAATGAGTGCAGGTAACTTCGGTGGAGACCTGGGCGCTTTCAAAATAAGCCTGCAAGATCTGTTCTAA
- a CDS encoding bifunctional ADP-dependent NAD(P)H-hydrate dehydratase/NAD(P)H-hydrate epimerase produces MTPKDMMVADANSEAMGIPQTSLMENAGSCLARRIINNRNPCKVAIFAGNGGNGGDGFVAARYLINHGFEVEVLFLSDPALIKSPETRLNWEVLERMSNGTNPLSLNIVKDSSYLRKTDAEVIVDALLGTGVRGNLREPISTAVDIINQSEGFTVAVDVPTGVDPGSGMVADKAVHADVTVTFHKVKVGLNIASVDYVGSIELFDIGIPKEAELFTGPGDLLRIEKRDQKSHKGQNGKVLIIGGSKEYSGAPALAALSSLAAGADLAVVACPQQLSSVIRSYSPDLIVHGLSDDFINPKDTEELIKLSENFDSVVLGCGIGREEETAIAVNDLAVEIEKPMVIDADALKMLGPGVLPRRIYETVITPHAGEFREFSGITAPQDLQDKIKVVGEVSRESDTTVILKGAVDIIAGNDKLKLNSTGNPGMSVGGTGDCLAGLIGALLAQGQNAFEAAFLGAYINGRAGDMAVGEYGFNFSATDLLRYIPRCF; encoded by the coding sequence ATGACTCCTAAGGATATGATGGTTGCAGATGCCAACTCTGAGGCCATGGGCATTCCACAAACCTCTCTAATGGAAAATGCTGGAAGCTGCCTGGCCAGAAGAATTATCAATAACAGGAACCCTTGTAAAGTGGCAATATTTGCTGGAAATGGGGGAAATGGTGGTGATGGATTTGTAGCTGCCAGGTACCTCATAAACCATGGTTTTGAAGTTGAAGTATTATTTTTATCCGACCCTGCCCTTATCAAATCACCCGAAACCAGGCTGAACTGGGAAGTTCTGGAGAGAATGAGTAATGGAACTAACCCACTATCACTTAATATTGTTAAGGACTCTTCATATCTCCGCAAAACAGATGCAGAAGTGATAGTTGATGCTCTTCTGGGCACCGGTGTCAGGGGAAATCTCCGTGAGCCGATATCTACTGCAGTGGATATAATCAACCAGTCCGAAGGATTCACTGTAGCAGTGGATGTGCCTACCGGTGTTGATCCAGGTTCAGGTATGGTTGCGGATAAGGCGGTTCATGCTGATGTAACTGTGACCTTTCATAAGGTTAAGGTGGGCTTGAACATTGCCAGTGTGGATTATGTTGGGAGTATTGAACTTTTTGACATTGGAATCCCCAAAGAAGCAGAATTATTCACAGGACCTGGCGATCTTCTGCGTATTGAAAAAAGGGATCAAAAATCTCATAAGGGTCAAAATGGAAAAGTTCTGATAATTGGGGGAAGTAAAGAGTATTCTGGTGCACCGGCTCTAGCAGCCCTGTCATCGCTTGCTGCAGGTGCAGATTTGGCGGTTGTAGCCTGTCCACAACAGTTGTCATCGGTCATCAGATCTTACTCTCCTGATTTGATTGTCCATGGATTATCAGATGATTTTATTAATCCCAAAGACACTGAGGAGTTGATTAAACTCTCAGAAAACTTTGATTCAGTAGTACTGGGTTGTGGAATAGGGAGAGAAGAGGAAACTGCTATAGCAGTTAATGATCTGGCAGTTGAAATTGAAAAACCAATGGTAATAGATGCTGATGCTCTGAAAATGTTGGGTCCTGGAGTTTTACCCCGTAGAATCTATGAAACTGTAATCACACCCCATGCCGGAGAGTTTCGTGAATTTTCAGGCATAACCGCTCCTCAGGATCTGCAGGATAAAATTAAGGTGGTTGGTGAGGTTTCAAGAGAGTCTGATACCACGGTAATTTTAAAGGGAGCAGTGGATATCATAGCTGGTAATGACAAACTTAAATTGAACAGCACTGGAAATCCCGGGATGAGTGTAGGTGGAACTGGGGATTGTTTGGCTGGTTTAATAGGTGCACTACTTGCCCAGGGTCAAAATGCATTTGAAGCAGCTTTTTTAGGGGCGTACATTAATGGAAGGGCGGGGGATATGGCAGTAGGAGAATATGGCTTTAATTTTTCTGCTACAGATCTTTTAAGATACATTCCCCGATGTTTTTAA
- a CDS encoding SAM-dependent methyltransferase has protein sequence MEKNQIKANREGPSQMAEGIAMQRFGESSKGENERICYDPYAIHFIRPEIIEFGKKHPEEAKKLIENTERLFPGLSSSIMARVRYFDDFVKKSVADGLKQLVILGAGYDTRAYRIEELKKNVNIFEMDHPNTQGFKIEKIKEIFGSTPENVVYVPVDFEKEKIGEKLFENGFISSKKTLFILEGLVMYIPPESVAEIFSFITENSAKGSGVIFDYYPQSVIDGTCKLEIGQNIRNHLIKIGEPLQFGIKEGEIENFLKEFGFSSIENVTSEDYKKAYFQGKNENRDVCELLYFAHAVV, from the coding sequence ATGGAAAAAAATCAAATTAAGGCCAATAGAGAAGGGCCCAGCCAAATGGCAGAAGGCATTGCCATGCAGAGATTTGGAGAATCATCCAAAGGGGAAAATGAGCGTATCTGTTACGATCCGTATGCTATACATTTCATTAGGCCAGAAATAATAGAATTTGGAAAGAAACACCCGGAAGAAGCAAAAAAACTTATTGAAAATACTGAACGCCTTTTTCCAGGATTAAGTAGTTCAATAATGGCCAGAGTCAGATATTTCGATGATTTCGTTAAAAAATCAGTAGCAGATGGCCTGAAACAGTTAGTCATACTTGGTGCTGGCTATGATACACGAGCATATCGAATTGAAGAATTAAAAAAGAATGTGAATATCTTTGAAATGGATCACCCCAACACTCAGGGTTTTAAAATAGAAAAAATCAAGGAAATATTCGGTTCTACTCCCGAAAATGTAGTTTATGTGCCAGTAGATTTTGAAAAAGAGAAAATTGGCGAAAAATTATTTGAAAATGGATTTATTAGTTCAAAAAAGACTCTTTTTATATTAGAAGGCCTGGTTATGTACATCCCTCCAGAATCTGTTGCAGAAATATTTTCATTCATAACTGAAAATTCAGCCAAAGGAAGTGGGGTTATTTTCGATTATTATCCTCAATCAGTAATTGATGGGACCTGTAAGCTGGAAATAGGACAAAACATCAGGAATCATCTGATAAAAATAGGAGAACCATTACAATTTGGAATCAAAGAAGGAGAGATCGAAAATTTCCTTAAGGAATTTGGATTTTCCAGTATCGAAAACGTGACCAGTGAAGACTATAAAAAAGCATATTTCCAAGGTAAAAATGAAAACAGAGATGTATGTGAGCTTTTATACTTTGCCCATGCAGTGGTTTAA